In Urechidicola croceus, a single window of DNA contains:
- a CDS encoding nucleoside-diphosphate kinase has product MATNRTFTMLKPDSVEKGYIGAILEKINAAGFKIVAMKMTQMTTADAETFYAVHNERPFFGELVEYMTRGPIVAAILEKENAVEDFRALIGATNPADAAEGTIRKLYAASMGENAVHGSDSDENAAIEGFFHFSGREQF; this is encoded by the coding sequence ATGGCAACAAATAGAACATTTACAATGCTTAAACCTGATTCAGTTGAAAAAGGGTATATAGGCGCAATTTTAGAAAAAATTAATGCTGCAGGATTCAAAATTGTAGCAATGAAAATGACACAAATGACTACTGCAGATGCAGAAACGTTTTATGCTGTTCACAACGAAAGACCATTTTTTGGTGAATTAGTTGAGTACATGACACGTGGTCCTATTGTGGCTGCAATTTTAGAAAAAGAAAATGCTGTTGAAGATTTTAGAGCATTAATTGGCGCTACTAATCCAGCAGATGCTGCTGAAGGTACTATTCGCAAATTATATGCTGCTTCAATGGGTGAAAATGCTGTACACGGTAGTGATAGTGATGAAAATGCTGCAATTGAAGGTTTTTTCCATTTTTCTGGAAGAGAACAATTCTAA